A segment of the Sphingomonas cannabina genome:
GCGGCTCGTCGTCGAAATCGGCGAGCTCCAGCTCCGCTCGCGCCTGGCGGGCGTCGCCGGCCGGGAGGGCGACCACCAGCGGCTCGTGTAGCACGCATAGCGTGTCGAACTCGTGCCGGTCGACGGGAGGGCGGACGAAGCCGATGTCGATGAGGCCGGTCAGCAGCGCCTCGACCTGGTCGGTCGTGACCATCTCCCTCAGCTCCAGCTCGATGTTGGGGAGCGTGGCGCGGGCCTGGGCGACGATCTGCGGCACCAGGCTGTAGCCCGAGACGGCGGTGAAGCCGATCGCGACCTTGCCCGCATCGCCCTTCGCGACGCGGCGGGCGGAGAGCTGCGCGCTTTCGGCGAGGCGGACGATCCGCTTGGCCTCGATCAGGAACACGCGGCCGGCGGGGGTCAGGCTGACCTGCCGGCTTGTGCGCTCCAGCAGCGTCACGTCGAGGATGCGCTCGAGCAGCTGGATCTGCCGGCTGAGCGGCGACTGGGTCATGTTGAGCCGCTGCGCCGCGCGGCCGAAGTGGAGCTCCTCGGCGGCGGCGACGAAGCAGCGAAGCTGGCTGAGTTCAAACATCGCGCCAGCCTAGTGACCTCATGCCGCGGCGGCGAGAGCCTGGGGCGCCGCACGCCGGATCAGTGATCGCAATGTCTCATGCTCGGCCTCGGTGAGATCGGTCAGCGGCGGGCGGACCGGACCGGCGTCGCGGCCGACGATGCGCATCCCCGCCTTGACGATCGCCACGGCATAGCCGCGCCCCTGGTTACGGAGCGCGATGTAGGGGAGGACGAACTCGCGCAGTCGATCGAGGACCGTCGCCTGATCCTTCGCCAGCACCGCCTTGTAGAAGGCGAGGGCCCACTCCGGCATGAAGTTGAAGATCGCCGACGAATATGTCGTGACACCCATGGTGAGATAGGGGGTCGCGAAGGTCTCGGCGGTGGGGAGGCCGCCGATATAGGTCAGCCGGTCGCCCATGCGGGCGAAGATGCGCGTCATCAGCTCGATGTCGCCGACACCGTCCTTGAACCCGACGAGATTGGGGTTACGCTCGCACAGGCGGGCCAGGGTCTCATCGTCGACCACGGCGTTGTCGCGGTTGTAGACGATGACGCCGAGGCCGGTCGCCTTGCACACCGCCTCGATATGCGCGGCGAGCCCTTCCTGCTTCGAGCCGACCAGATAAGGCGGCAGCAGCAGCAGGCCGTCGGCGCCCGCCTTCTCGGCGTCGCGCGCGATACCGGTGGCGATGGCGGTGCCGTAGCCGCAGCCCGAGATCACCGGCAGGCGGCCGTTGGCCTCGGCGACGGCGGCGGAGACCACGGCCGCGATCTCGTCCGGCGTCAGCGAGAAGAACTCGCCGGTGCCGCCCGCCGCGAACAGGCCGGCCAGGTCATGTTCGAGCATCCACGAGCAGTGCGCGCGATAGGCGTCCTCGACGAAGCGACCCTCCGCGTCGAAATGGGTGACGGGAAAGGAAAGCAGTCCGCTCCCCAGCCGCTTTGCCATTTCCTGGGGAGCCATCGTCGTCATGCCAGCCGTTCCTTCCGAACAGGGCGCGTTCCGCTGCCCGTCTTCCGGTCGGTTGGTAGGATGGAGGCGTTCGGGCGTCCAAGCCAAAGGCGCTATCGATCGATGCGCGTCTTGGCTGGATAGAGCCGAGCTGGCGTGGAGGCCAGCCCGGCGGAGAATGTCTCAGCTTCCGAAGCGGTAGCGCAGCGTCACGCTGAAGTTGCGGCCGTTGACGAAATGCTGGCGCTCGATGCCGGTCGCCAGCGCCGGTTCGCCGACATAGCGGTTGGCGGCGGCGTTGGTGAGGTTTTCGGCGCTGAACGACAGCGAGAAGTTCGCCGGCAGGTTGAAGGTGACCGACGCGTCGAGCAGGCCGAAGTTGTCGATGTAGCGGCCGTCGATCGGGTTCCCAGCGACGCCGAACAGGATCGCCTTGGACCGGTAGGTGTAGACGATGCGGGCAGACAGGAAGCTGTCCTCGTAGAGTCCCGAGGCGGTCCAGTTGTATTTGGAGGTGAAGGGCTGCGGCGTATCGGTCAGCTGGCCGTTGAGCGTCAGCGGGTTCTTGGTGTCGACGTAGGTGAAGGATCCGGCCACGCCGAACTTGTGCAGGAAATCCGGCAGGAACGGATAGTCGAAGAAGGTCTGGCCTGAGATTTCGACGCCCTTGGCGTTGCCGGTCGCGGCGTTGACGGTCTGAGTGATGAAATACTGGCCGCCGGTGCAGCCGTTGGGCAGGGTGCCGGTGTAGGGCGGGAAGGTCGCCACCGTCTCGCAATTGGAGATGCCGCTGAAGAAGCCCTTGATCCGCTTGTAGAAGAAAGCGGCGGCGACATAGTTCACCGACGAGAAATAATGTTCGAGCGAGATGTCGTAGCTGTCGGCACGCTGCGGCTTGAGCTCGGAATTGCCGCGGCTGCCAAGGCCGGTGTTGGTGTCGACGGTGATGGTCGGATTGAGCGCGTCGACGCTCGGCCGGGTGATCCCCTTGCCGTAACCGAGGCGCACGATCGTCTTCGGCGTCACGTACCAGGCGAGATTGGCGGTCGGCAGCACGTCCCAATAGGAGCTGCTCGTCTCGTTGGGGACGATGACGATCGGTGCGCCGGGCGCGCTCTGGGAGTTCACCATCGCCCGTGCGAACGTCTCGGTCCTGACCGCGCGCACGCCGATGTTGCCGCGAATCTTGTCGTCGAGGAAGCCATAGTCGGCGACCGCGTAGCCGGCATAGGTGCGCTCGCGGATGAAGCGCCGGGCGAGCAGGTTCTCGGCAAGGTTGTCCTCGGGCAGGATACCCGCGTTCGGGAAGCGCGCGCGGACATTGTCGCCGAGCAGCGCATCGGGCGAGAAGACCAGATAGCCGCCCGAATAGCCCATCTTGCCGTTCATGAAGTTGGTCGGCGAGTTCTCGAACAGGTCCGGCACGGCGGTGACGGGAATGGCGTTGGACTGGTTGGCGGCGAGCGGAAGGCCGTCGGTGGTCAGGTTGCGGCCGCTGAACGAATAGTTGCGGTAGCGATCCTCGAGCACCGAATAGCGCACGCCGACCTTGATCGCCTTGATCGGCGAATCGTCGAACCGGTAGCGCAGGTCGAGTGCCGCCGCGCCGGCCACATCGTCCCACGCCTGGTTGGTGCCGTTGGCGTAGTTGTTGAGCACCCAGGTCGAGGGGCTCGCCAGGTCGGGCCCGGAAATGCCGAGCTGCGCCGGGCTGGTGGTGAGATCGCGGGTCACGTCCCAGGTCAGGCCGCTGCGCGCCGAAAGAGTGACGGCGCGGTTGTCGGTGCTGCGGTCGGCCTTGACATAGGAATAGTCGAAATGGGCATCGAAATGCGGCGTCACCTGCCACCGCACGCCGCCGGCGATCAGCCAGGTGGTATAGTCGCTCTTCTCATCGCCGCCGATCGAGGTGGCGCCCGATCCCAGGAAGGTGCCGGTGGCAAGACGGGTGCCGGACAGCAGCTCGTTGGCGCCGCCGTTGGCGTTGCGGTTGGCGAGCGCCTCGTCGATGGCGAAAGGGACGGTGGTCAGGTTCTGGACGTATCGCGAATTGGCGATGTTCAGGAACCGATAGTTCTGATGGTACTGGTAGTAATTGTAGTTGCCGTCGACGTAGAATTCGAGGTCCGGCGTCGGCTTGTACTGGAAAGCGCCGTTCAATCCCTTGCGGGTGCGCATATAGTCTTCCTGGAAGATATTATGCGCTTCGGTGACGGTCGAGACCAGGTTGGCGCGCTGGGCCTCCGGTAGGGCGAGCGGATTGGCGACGTCGGCCAGATAGACGACGTCCGACCGGCCGACATAGGCGGGATTCAGGTTGAGGCCGGTGCCGATGTTGGAAGCATATTCGGCGCTGTCGCCGCTGATTGCGCGCCGGATCGAGGTGCCGCCGCCGGCCGGATTGTTGTCGCCGCGGTTGAAGCTGCGCGAATAGGAGCCGGCGAGCAGCAGTCCCATCTCGCCGTCGCCGACCTTCCAGCGGGTCGAGCCGAGCGCGAACAGCTCCGGCTGCACCTTCTTGCCCAGGTCGTTGTACCGCCCGCCGACCGAGGCGGAGAGGGCGGTGCCCTTGAAATCGAACGGTCGGCGCGTGCGGATGTCGACGAGACCGCCGATGCCGCCCTCGATATGTTCGGCGGACGGGTTCTTGTAGACGTCGATCCCGGCGACCATGCCTGGGCTCGCCCCTTCCACGTTGAACTCGCGGCCGCCCGCGGTGATGTAGGCGCGGCCGTCGACCCGTGATGCGGTCTGGCCCGAGAGGCCGCGGATGGTGAGGCCGCTGCCCTGGCCGACAGGGGAGGCGGATTCGCCGCCGAAGCGATAGGCCTGGACGCCCGGCACGCGTGAGAGCGTCGCGGCGACATTGTTGTCGGGCAGCTTGCCGATGTCGTCGGCGGTGATCGAGTCCACCACCTCCAGCGTGTTCTTCTTGCGCAGCGCGGAAGACTGGAGGCTCTCGCGGATGCCGGTGACGATGATCTCCTGCTCGGCGGTAGCGTCGGGAGCTGCCGTTTCCGGCTGCTGCGTGGCCTGCTGGCCCCAGGCGGGTACGGCTGCGGTGGTGCAGAGGAGCACCGAGGCGAATTTCGTGAAACTCTTCATCATCCCCTCCCTCGTTCGGCGGCACCGGCGATGACGCAGGTGGTACCGCGTCCCGTCGCCGATCGTCCTCACCGGGCGAATCGTGCCCCGATATGTTATCGGTAGCAGAAGCATCTGTTATCGATCACATAAACGTTGTGCAATAGGGATTCTGCTGTAGCTCGCCGATTTGGGTAGCAGGGGAGGTGGTGCGCTCGTCGCTGTCAGCGGATGAGCCCGCTATTTGACTGTCAGGCCCTCGACGAACTGGCCGACGTCAATGTCGGACCTGCGCAGCGGGGCACCGCCGACCGTCACATTCTCGATCGTCACCCCGCGCACTATCCGGTCGGCGGAATAACCCGCGATCACTGGCCGGTTGATGTCGCCGCCCTTGAAGCCGACGTTGCGGATCGTCACGTCCTCGATCCCGCGGCCGGGCGCGTGGCTGTACTTGGGATTGAACAGCACGCGGAGGTTGAACAGCATCCCTTCCTCGATGCTGTCGATGCGGATGTCCTCGAACCGCACGTTGCGGACGAGATTGTTGTCGCTGTTCGAGATCGCCATCACGCCCTGATAGTTGCGGTCGTCCTCGTCATGGCCGAGCACGTCGATGTTGCGGAAGACGAGGTTCTCCAGAACCTCCGGCGCCTCGGCATTGCCATGGAGGCCGATGTTGATCGGATGCGCGATGTCCGCCCACAGAATGGAGTTGGTGACGAGATAGTTGCGCGCGTCGCCGCGATAGTCCCACCGCGATCCATAGACGGCGATGGTGTCGTCCGAATTGCGCATGAACACGCCGTCGATCCGCACGTCGGAGCAGCTCATGAAATCGAGCCCGTCGCTCCAGCTCGACGCGCTGAACGACTTGACGTCGCGGACGGTGACGTTCGAGGACTGACCGCACGCCACCGTATAGTGATTGGGGTCGATGAAGATCGGGCCGTCGATCGTCACGTTGCGCGAATTGGCGATGGTGATGCCCTGCTCCGGGCGGTCGATGATGCCATGGCCGATCACGCGGACGTTCTCGGCGTCGCGAATCTCGATATTGCCCTGCACCAGCGCACCGCCCGCGACCACGACCGTGGTGTTGGAGGGGATACGGAAGCTCTTCTGCCCCTCCGGCAGCGGGTGAACGCCCGGACCGAAATAGACGACGCCGGGGCCGGGCGGCGGCAGCTCCGGCTCGGGCGCGTCGGCGAAGAGGTGGAGATTGTGGAGCCGGT
Coding sequences within it:
- a CDS encoding LysR substrate-binding domain-containing protein; the protein is MFELSQLRCFVAAAEELHFGRAAQRLNMTQSPLSRQIQLLERILDVTLLERTSRQVSLTPAGRVFLIEAKRIVRLAESAQLSARRVAKGDAGKVAIGFTAVSGYSLVPQIVAQARATLPNIELELREMVTTDQVEALLTGLIDIGFVRPPVDRHEFDTLCVLHEPLVVALPAGDARQARAELELADFDDEPLIMYARQGAGYFHAMLVRLFDEAGVSPLYVQHVTQIHSMLGLVHAGLAAAIVPESASGLHLMDVQFRQLRTTPAQPVELHMAWRRDNSNPALEAMRNLCREVTG
- the kdgD gene encoding 5-dehydro-4-deoxyglucarate dehydratase; translation: MTTMAPQEMAKRLGSGLLSFPVTHFDAEGRFVEDAYRAHCSWMLEHDLAGLFAAGGTGEFFSLTPDEIAAVVSAAVAEANGRLPVISGCGYGTAIATGIARDAEKAGADGLLLLPPYLVGSKQEGLAAHIEAVCKATGLGVIVYNRDNAVVDDETLARLCERNPNLVGFKDGVGDIELMTRIFARMGDRLTYIGGLPTAETFATPYLTMGVTTYSSAIFNFMPEWALAFYKAVLAKDQATVLDRLREFVLPYIALRNQGRGYAVAIVKAGMRIVGRDAGPVRPPLTDLTEAEHETLRSLIRRAAPQALAAAA
- a CDS encoding TonB-dependent receptor, with protein sequence MKSFTKFASVLLCTTAAVPAWGQQATQQPETAAPDATAEQEIIVTGIRESLQSSALRKKNTLEVVDSITADDIGKLPDNNVAATLSRVPGVQAYRFGGESASPVGQGSGLTIRGLSGQTASRVDGRAYITAGGREFNVEGASPGMVAGIDVYKNPSAEHIEGGIGGLVDIRTRRPFDFKGTALSASVGGRYNDLGKKVQPELFALGSTRWKVGDGEMGLLLAGSYSRSFNRGDNNPAGGGTSIRRAISGDSAEYASNIGTGLNLNPAYVGRSDVVYLADVANPLALPEAQRANLVSTVTEAHNIFQEDYMRTRKGLNGAFQYKPTPDLEFYVDGNYNYYQYHQNYRFLNIANSRYVQNLTTVPFAIDEALANRNANGGANELLSGTRLATGTFLGSGATSIGGDEKSDYTTWLIAGGVRWQVTPHFDAHFDYSYVKADRSTDNRAVTLSARSGLTWDVTRDLTTSPAQLGISGPDLASPSTWVLNNYANGTNQAWDDVAGAAALDLRYRFDDSPIKAIKVGVRYSVLEDRYRNYSFSGRNLTTDGLPLAANQSNAIPVTAVPDLFENSPTNFMNGKMGYSGGYLVFSPDALLGDNVRARFPNAGILPEDNLAENLLARRFIRERTYAGYAVADYGFLDDKIRGNIGVRAVRTETFARAMVNSQSAPGAPIVIVPNETSSSYWDVLPTANLAWYVTPKTIVRLGYGKGITRPSVDALNPTITVDTNTGLGSRGNSELKPQRADSYDISLEHYFSSVNYVAAAFFYKRIKGFFSGISNCETVATFPPYTGTLPNGCTGGQYFITQTVNAATGNAKGVEISGQTFFDYPFLPDFLHKFGVAGSFTYVDTKNPLTLNGQLTDTPQPFTSKYNWTASGLYEDSFLSARIVYTYRSKAILFGVAGNPIDGRYIDNFGLLDASVTFNLPANFSLSFSAENLTNAAANRYVGEPALATGIERQHFVNGRNFSVTLRYRFGS
- a CDS encoding glycosyl hydrolase family 28 protein — protein: MTRLRLAPALLLALAALPASAQSQTLRIHAPPAGKAFWTHLNDDFTVRVRVPGGEWQDLYEYDVKVDLDRPQDASMVAFDMAGPVEVSVKKNNGDVRRVEVRPTSAGVKARLVGNTAYFRLDRPAKLSIEFDGDRLHNLHLFADAPEPELPPPGPGVVYFGPGVHPLPEGQKSFRIPSNTTVVVAGGALVQGNIEIRDAENVRVIGHGIIDRPEQGITIANSRNVTIDGPIFIDPNHYTVACGQSSNVTVRDVKSFSASSWSDGLDFMSCSDVRIDGVFMRNSDDTIAVYGSRWDYRGDARNYLVTNSILWADIAHPINIGLHGNAEAPEVLENLVFRNIDVLGHDEDDRNYQGVMAISNSDNNLVRNVRFEDIRIDSIEEGMLFNLRVLFNPKYSHAPGRGIEDVTIRNVGFKGGDINRPVIAGYSADRIVRGVTIENVTVGGAPLRRSDIDVGQFVEGLTVK